CGTCACGTGGCTCCTGGGTCTTGCAGTCCAGCCAGCGGCTGAAATCCTCGGGCGCTATGACCACGGGCATACGATCGTGAATACGGCCGATCGTCGCATTGGCGGCGGTGGTTAGGATGGCGCCTGTATCGACCTCCGAACCATCGGCGGAGGACCAGGTTTCCATGAGGCCGGCGAAGGCGACGATGCCGCCTTTCTTCGGGCGAATAAAATAGGGCTGCGGTTTGCCGCCCTCCTCCTTCGGCGGGCGTCGCCATTCGTAAAAGCCTGTGGCCGGCACGAGCACGCGGCGATGGCGCATGGCGGCACGAAAAGACGCCTTGCCGATCGCCGTTTCCGAACGGGCGTTGATCAGCAGCGGAAAATCCTTGGGGTCCTTGACCCAGCCCGGCAAAAAACCCCAGCGCACCAGCACGGCGCGGCGGTTGGGCAGGTTGCTGCCGCGCTCCTGCCGCTCGCCCTCCATG
This genomic interval from Agrobacterium tumefaciens contains the following:
- a CDS encoding SOS response-associated peptidase, with product MCGRFVLEATPEEIADFLDLVSVEEFPARYNIAPTQPILIVMEGERQERGSNLPNRRAVLVRWGFLPGWVKDPKDFPLLINARSETAIGKASFRAAMRHRRVLVPATGFYEWRRPPKEEGGKPQPYFIRPKKGGIVAFAGLMETWSSADGSEVDTGAILTTAANATIGRIHDRMPVVIAPEDFSRWLDCKTQEPRDVADLMRPVQEDFFEMIPVSDKVNKVANIGADLLLPVPESVPLPKIKPAKDEGQMSLF